The genomic interval TTCCCATCGGGGTCCATGACCCAGGCGAACTTTCCGTACTCCGACTCATCGATCTTGTCGAGTACGTTACATCCTTCGGCCTTAAGGGCCTTCACCAGGGCATGCAGATCGGCCACACGATAATTGATCATGAACGGCGCAGTACCGGGAGCAAAGGAATTGCTTTTTGCGTCGCCGATCGTCCATATCGTGGTTCCCCCGGTCGGCGTGCCCTCCGGATCCGTCCAACTGAAAGCGGTTCCTCCCCACTCCTGAACGTCGATCCCGAGGTGATCTTTGTACCAGGCCCCGGAGACGGGATCGGGAGAATGGAAGAAGATCCCACCTATGCCGGTGACTCACGTTCCCCTCCCCCTGCGAAGGGGAGAGGGACAACCGCTCTGGGTGAGCCGTGGAGCAGATCACCCGGGCACACGCGTATCATTTCCCGGA from Ignavibacteriota bacterium carries:
- a CDS encoding VOC family protein → MGGIFFHSPDPVSGAWYKDHLGIDVQEWGGTAFSWTDPEGTPTGGTTIWTIGDAKSNSFAPGTAPFMINYRVADLHALVKALKAEGCNVLDKIDESEYGKFAWVMDPDGNKVELWEPPAGQ